Proteins encoded within one genomic window of Tautonia rosea:
- a CDS encoding RluA family pseudouridine synthase — MPLLIDETATPLATRRAAPMTDPRDSLPTILFEDVHCLAVNKPAGILTQGRPREGTSLEGLLRRYLDPDQPDRVYLAAIHRLDRPVSGVMIWGKTPKAARRLHEQFARRDVEKHYWAIVPGQPTPEEGLWDDWLCEEDTGLGPIVQVCHPETPRVRHALTRYRVDRSGRLPEGCNRLLLWPRTGRTHQLRVQANARGLPILGDATYGSDRPFPIGIALHARSLKIRHPILRTELRFESPVPEHWRDAGIVLSED; from the coding sequence ATGCCTCTTCTGATCGACGAAACGGCCACCCCCCTGGCGACTCGCCGTGCAGCACCCATGACCGACCCGCGTGATTCCCTCCCGACGATCCTCTTTGAAGACGTTCATTGCTTGGCAGTGAATAAACCGGCGGGGATCCTGACGCAAGGAAGGCCGCGTGAGGGAACAAGTCTGGAGGGGCTTCTGCGACGATATCTCGATCCGGACCAACCGGATCGAGTCTATCTCGCCGCCATTCACCGGCTTGATCGTCCCGTGTCCGGAGTGATGATCTGGGGCAAAACTCCCAAAGCTGCCCGACGACTCCACGAGCAGTTCGCACGTCGAGACGTCGAGAAACACTACTGGGCCATCGTGCCCGGTCAGCCGACGCCGGAGGAAGGTCTCTGGGACGACTGGCTTTGCGAGGAAGACACCGGGCTTGGACCAATCGTCCAGGTCTGCCACCCTGAAACGCCGCGCGTTCGGCACGCCCTTACTCGATACCGTGTCGATCGATCAGGCAGACTACCTGAAGGGTGCAACCGTCTGCTCCTCTGGCCCCGAACAGGCCGGACTCACCAGTTGCGCGTCCAGGCCAACGCTCGGGGTCTTCCAATCCTGGGAGATGCCACGTATGGCTCAGATCGACCGTTCCCGATCGGCATTGCCCTTCATGCCCGATCGTTGAAAATTCGTCATCCCATCCTTCGCACGGAACTTCGATTCGAGTCCCCGGTTCCCGAGCACTGGCGAGACGCGGGGATCGTGCTATCGGAAGATTGA
- a CDS encoding MOSC domain-containing protein, whose amino-acid sequence MSRVCSVNVGRPRILQRRGRTTSTAIIKRPVEGPVAVRFENLDGDQQADLSVHGGPDKAVYAYPVEHYDAWQLELPGVELSWGAFGENLTCSGGWREDEVKIGDRFRIGDAEFEVSQPRLPCGKLNLRFDRTDMVKRMLSNGRFGFYFRVIREGHVALGDPIDRIVRSPYDFTVAEAARLETIERHDPELLRRAVEVELLPTSWLRTFRKRLRDLERND is encoded by the coding sequence ATGAGTCGGGTTTGTTCCGTCAACGTGGGCCGTCCCCGAATCCTCCAACGGCGGGGGCGGACCACCTCGACCGCCATCATCAAGCGACCTGTTGAGGGGCCCGTAGCCGTTCGATTCGAAAATCTTGATGGTGATCAACAGGCCGATCTTTCAGTTCACGGTGGACCTGACAAGGCCGTTTATGCGTATCCCGTAGAGCATTACGACGCCTGGCAACTCGAACTGCCAGGCGTCGAACTCTCCTGGGGAGCGTTTGGAGAAAATCTGACCTGCTCAGGAGGGTGGCGGGAAGACGAGGTCAAGATTGGCGATCGCTTCCGCATTGGAGACGCCGAGTTCGAGGTTTCACAACCCCGTCTCCCTTGCGGGAAGCTCAACCTGCGATTCGATCGCACGGACATGGTCAAGCGAATGCTTTCCAATGGTCGGTTTGGATTTTACTTCCGGGTGATACGAGAGGGACATGTGGCCTTGGGCGATCCAATTGATCGGATTGTTCGATCCCCGTACGACTTCACGGTTGCCGAAGCCGCGCGACTAGAGACGATCGAGAGACACGACCCTGAGTTGTTACGTCGAGCGGTCGAGGTGGAGCTCTTGCCTACCTCGTGGCTCCGGACGTTTCGAAAACGCCTGCGAGACCTGGAGCGGAACGACTGA
- a CDS encoding pyridoxal phosphate-dependent aminotransferase: protein MPRLSSLAQNLTTETAFSVLAVARSLKAAGKEVIELEIGDSPFPSTPHAKAAGIQAIEENRTGYCPSLGLPEFRRAAASFVGREFGIKAELDHVIVASGAKPFETYFAEALLEPDDGVLIFGPQFPTYIPNLQRVGARPVIVPLRAEDRFRPRPEQVAQFLKNDHRPRAIFLNSPHNPTGGVATGEDLDAIAELLRGSDCVVLSDEPYCHMVWEGRHESLLARPGMMEHVVAAYTMSKSYSMSGWRLGFAVAHPEIIQAMGKLINTSASCSPPFVQLGALAALEEDLETRNDYMDRFRRKVERLSDGLATIEGITVERPAGTFYVFPDVRVLCNRLGLTSHGLAMFLLEGADQSFGVACLGGECFGSAGAGFLRFSCAEPDEKIDRALEFLPEALTRLDRARAYRESHPEHVLEQPYPG, encoded by the coding sequence ATGCCTCGACTCAGCTCTCTGGCTCAGAACTTGACGACCGAGACCGCGTTCAGCGTCCTCGCCGTTGCCCGATCACTCAAGGCCGCTGGCAAGGAAGTGATCGAGCTGGAGATTGGCGATAGCCCCTTCCCGAGCACTCCTCACGCCAAGGCCGCTGGCATTCAGGCGATCGAGGAGAACCGGACCGGTTATTGCCCGAGCCTTGGCTTGCCTGAGTTCCGCCGCGCGGCGGCAAGCTTCGTGGGGCGAGAGTTCGGGATCAAGGCCGAGCTAGACCACGTGATCGTGGCTTCCGGGGCCAAGCCATTTGAAACCTACTTCGCCGAGGCATTGCTCGAACCTGACGACGGAGTGTTGATCTTTGGGCCGCAGTTTCCGACGTACATTCCCAATCTTCAGCGCGTCGGGGCCCGGCCGGTGATCGTACCTCTCCGGGCGGAAGACCGATTCCGCCCCCGGCCAGAACAGGTGGCACAATTCCTGAAGAACGATCACCGCCCTCGCGCGATCTTCCTTAACTCACCGCACAACCCGACCGGAGGTGTGGCAACCGGCGAGGACCTGGACGCCATCGCCGAGCTTCTCCGAGGCTCGGATTGTGTCGTTCTTTCCGACGAGCCCTACTGCCACATGGTCTGGGAAGGGAGGCATGAGTCGTTACTCGCCCGGCCCGGCATGATGGAACACGTTGTCGCGGCCTATACAATGAGCAAGTCGTACAGCATGAGCGGCTGGCGACTCGGCTTTGCCGTGGCTCATCCTGAGATCATTCAGGCGATGGGCAAGCTGATCAACACCTCTGCGTCCTGCAGCCCGCCTTTCGTGCAGCTCGGAGCCTTGGCGGCACTGGAAGAAGACCTTGAGACGCGGAACGATTACATGGACCGCTTTCGTCGCAAGGTCGAGCGTCTGTCAGACGGTCTCGCAACGATCGAAGGGATCACCGTCGAACGCCCTGCGGGAACTTTTTACGTCTTCCCCGATGTCAGGGTTCTTTGCAACCGGCTTGGCCTGACCTCTCACGGTCTCGCGATGTTCTTGCTTGAAGGAGCAGACCAGAGCTTCGGCGTGGCCTGCCTCGGGGGCGAGTGCTTCGGTAGTGCCGGAGCCGGCTTCCTGCGATTTAGTTGCGCAGAGCCGGACGAGAAGATCGATCGGGCGTTGGAGTTCCTGCCCGAGGCCCTTACCCGTCTCGACCGAGCCCGTGCGTATCGAGAATCGCATCCCGAGCACGTACTCGAGCAGCCCTATCCTGGCTGA
- a CDS encoding PhoPQ-activated pathogenicity-related family protein, whose protein sequence is MCRLLTVPALIALMTPVIHADLPSYVEAPDPSYSWEQTKNDTTALGTVHHLTLTSQTWRENPWNHQFRIYEPAQVDHEDMMVLFITGGSSRSEHKPTDDLLAFALARSAGCRVAVLPQVPNQPLLGDRYEDDLIAETFVNFLQSGEQDWPLLQPMVKSAVKAMDAAQEHANQRGRPVKRFVVTGASKRGWTTWLTGAMDDRVVGIAPMVIPTLNMKENTKNQLALWGKYSEQIDDYTRRGLTSSFETEDGAKLWEMVDPYFYLDRITVPVVQINGTNDRYWTHDSMRFYWDKIQGPSYVVNLPNAGHGLDEHRDYAVNAVGALVRHIATDTEAPEFQWKAVDENGSTRFVLTTDSNVRPKSVVAWVAQSDDRDLRDDSYTKQSVESQRDDSGSSWTYTLDRPESGSIAVFFDLTYEVDGLTYHVSTPIHEFRADPSEDTATGESDE, encoded by the coding sequence ATGTGCCGATTGTTGACTGTGCCAGCATTGATCGCGCTGATGACACCTGTCATTCATGCCGATTTGCCTTCGTACGTCGAGGCTCCCGATCCGAGTTACTCCTGGGAACAGACAAAAAACGATACCACGGCGCTGGGGACCGTCCACCATTTAACGCTGACCTCGCAGACCTGGAGAGAGAATCCCTGGAACCATCAGTTTCGCATTTACGAGCCGGCTCAGGTCGATCATGAAGACATGATGGTGCTGTTCATTACCGGAGGCAGCAGCCGATCGGAGCACAAGCCCACGGATGACCTCCTGGCCTTCGCACTAGCCCGGTCGGCGGGCTGCAGGGTCGCCGTTTTACCGCAGGTCCCCAACCAGCCGCTGCTGGGAGATCGTTACGAAGACGACCTGATCGCTGAGACATTTGTCAACTTTCTTCAATCCGGTGAGCAGGATTGGCCCCTGTTGCAACCGATGGTCAAGAGCGCTGTCAAGGCGATGGATGCGGCTCAGGAGCACGCGAATCAGCGCGGCCGACCCGTCAAGCGATTTGTGGTGACAGGGGCCTCAAAACGGGGTTGGACGACCTGGCTTACCGGGGCCATGGATGACCGGGTGGTCGGTATCGCTCCGATGGTGATCCCGACCCTGAACATGAAGGAAAACACCAAAAACCAACTTGCCCTTTGGGGAAAGTACAGCGAGCAGATTGACGACTACACTCGTCGAGGCTTGACCAGCTCGTTTGAGACTGAGGACGGCGCGAAGCTCTGGGAAATGGTCGATCCGTACTTCTACCTCGACCGGATCACTGTCCCCGTCGTTCAAATCAACGGGACCAATGACCGCTACTGGACCCACGACTCGATGCGATTCTACTGGGACAAGATCCAGGGACCCTCGTACGTCGTTAACCTTCCGAATGCTGGCCACGGCCTTGACGAGCATCGTGACTATGCCGTCAACGCCGTCGGCGCTCTGGTTCGTCACATTGCGACCGACACGGAGGCTCCTGAGTTCCAGTGGAAGGCCGTTGATGAGAACGGCTCGACCCGCTTCGTGTTGACCACTGATTCGAACGTTCGTCCGAAATCGGTCGTCGCCTGGGTGGCTCAATCGGACGATCGCGACCTTCGCGATGATTCATACACGAAGCAATCGGTCGAATCCCAGCGTGACGACTCAGGCTCGTCCTGGACCTACACGTTGGATCGCCCGGAATCGGGCTCGATCGCGGTGTTCTTCGATCTCACGTACGAGGTCGATGGCCTCACCTACCACGTCTCCACCCCGATTCACGAGTTCCGGGCCGATCCGAGCGAGGACACGGCCACGGGAGAATCGGACGAATGA
- a CDS encoding CPBP family intramembrane glutamic endopeptidase, translating to MTPFVRLALIFELGLAVVAFGIGWPLGIDPWRTLEPNLKGWVIGIGSAVPMFVLLVVCDRDDFPAMIRIRRLLEQFLLPPLRGCRWWELALIAAAAGLGEETLFRGLLQEALLGWLGVWPALAIASIIFGLLHALTPTYAILATVIGAYLGMLSLMTGNLLVPIVAHGLYDLIALIYFLRTSPDDTIRLSEPTPPEELPS from the coding sequence ATGACACCCTTTGTACGATTGGCATTGATCTTCGAACTTGGGCTTGCCGTCGTGGCCTTCGGGATCGGCTGGCCACTCGGAATCGACCCCTGGAGAACGCTGGAGCCGAATCTCAAGGGATGGGTCATCGGGATTGGCTCGGCTGTCCCGATGTTCGTACTTCTTGTCGTGTGCGATCGTGACGATTTCCCCGCGATGATCCGCATTCGGAGGTTGCTTGAACAGTTTCTCCTCCCACCGCTTCGAGGTTGTCGGTGGTGGGAGCTTGCCCTCATCGCAGCTGCAGCAGGTCTTGGCGAGGAAACACTCTTTCGAGGATTGCTTCAGGAAGCGTTGCTCGGGTGGCTCGGGGTCTGGCCAGCGCTGGCGATTGCCTCGATCATCTTCGGCTTGCTTCATGCGTTGACCCCCACGTACGCGATCCTTGCCACCGTGATCGGTGCTTACCTCGGGATGCTCTCCCTGATGACCGGAAACCTGCTCGTCCCGATTGTTGCTCACGGACTCTACGATCTGATTGCCCTGATTTACTTCCTCCGAACCTCGCCAGACGATACGATCAGGCTGTCTGAGCCTACCCCGCCGGAGGAGTTGCCTTCATGA
- the greA gene encoding transcription elongation factor GreA, whose translation MSTDRIPISKEGYEKKKAELDHLKNVEMSKITEQVAEARAFGDLSENAEYHAAREKQGELQAKISLLEDQLGRAYIVDRSNLPTDRVVFGSKVKVIDLDLDDEEEFTLVGPGDEDYDRNRILTSSPIGEGLIGKKVGEVAEIQVPQGTIKFKVLEIAIAED comes from the coding sequence ATGTCCACGGACCGCATCCCCATCTCGAAAGAAGGGTACGAGAAGAAGAAGGCCGAGCTCGATCATCTCAAGAATGTTGAGATGTCTAAAATTACCGAGCAGGTGGCCGAAGCCCGGGCTTTTGGGGACCTGTCCGAAAACGCCGAATATCATGCGGCCCGGGAAAAGCAGGGTGAGCTTCAGGCCAAAATCTCCTTGCTCGAAGACCAACTGGGGAGAGCCTACATCGTCGATCGGAGCAATCTGCCGACCGACCGGGTTGTCTTCGGTTCCAAGGTGAAGGTGATCGACCTCGACCTTGACGACGAGGAAGAGTTCACCCTCGTCGGCCCTGGCGATGAAGATTACGACCGCAACCGCATCTTGACCAGCAGCCCCATCGGCGAAGGCCTGATCGGAAAGAAGGTCGGTGAAGTGGCCGAGATTCAGGTCCCCCAGGGGACCATCAAGTTCAAGGTTCTTGAGATTGCAATTGCCGAGGACTGA
- a CDS encoding efflux RND transporter periplasmic adaptor subunit, with protein MTPNSSDRGGEFEEQAGSTRIIWLIEEGTRVKPGELVCELDSAPFEDELATQRIRHAQALSWVKQAETIFQVAEIELREYRDGIYLQDIRLVDQYLENCRTKEQEARSTYEWSQDLFRQGLRSDSQLLGDRLVFEQWQIEYENAQEMRRRLTEYTGTRILKSLEAKLEAVRSDLLSQRAAFQVEDERLKRLERAIKNCQLYAPSEGVVVYARSTNTWGRVEDQIAEGVTVRENQAVIQLPDPENMQVQVKINESKYRHIQEGMTATIRIDAFPDRPLLGTIKEIKPIPAPANFVSDVKLYSATVRIESGFEGIRPGLSAEVAFHLGDRIEVTRIPVGSIRWFEKKPYAAIAGRGGEVSWKQLDLGVSNPSYAEVLSGLAEGDRIVADPLLLPAPVFDAKPTNQLARVERLGQSRPPGR; from the coding sequence ATGACGCCCAACTCGTCGGATCGAGGCGGCGAGTTTGAGGAACAGGCCGGCTCCACCCGAATCATCTGGCTCATCGAGGAAGGCACTCGAGTCAAACCTGGCGAACTGGTGTGTGAGTTGGACAGTGCTCCCTTCGAGGACGAGCTGGCGACTCAACGCATCCGACACGCTCAGGCGCTCTCCTGGGTCAAGCAAGCCGAGACGATCTTCCAGGTGGCCGAAATCGAACTGCGCGAATATCGAGACGGAATTTACCTACAAGACATTCGTCTCGTGGATCAATACCTAGAGAATTGTCGGACGAAGGAGCAAGAAGCCCGCTCAACCTACGAGTGGTCACAAGATCTCTTTCGACAGGGGCTCCGTTCCGATTCGCAGCTTCTGGGCGACCGCTTGGTCTTCGAGCAATGGCAGATTGAATACGAAAACGCCCAGGAAATGCGTCGACGTCTGACTGAATACACCGGCACGCGAATTCTGAAGAGCCTTGAGGCAAAGCTCGAAGCCGTTCGCTCCGACCTTCTGAGTCAGCGGGCTGCGTTTCAGGTTGAAGATGAGCGTCTCAAGCGACTGGAGCGAGCTATCAAGAACTGCCAGCTCTACGCCCCATCCGAAGGCGTGGTGGTTTATGCCCGAAGCACCAACACCTGGGGACGAGTCGAGGATCAAATTGCCGAAGGAGTCACGGTCCGAGAAAATCAGGCGGTCATTCAACTTCCCGATCCCGAAAATATGCAAGTCCAGGTAAAGATTAACGAATCAAAATACCGGCACATTCAGGAAGGAATGACCGCAACCATTCGGATCGATGCGTTTCCTGATCGCCCCCTTCTGGGGACCATCAAAGAGATCAAGCCCATTCCGGCCCCGGCCAACTTCGTCTCGGACGTGAAGCTCTATTCGGCTACCGTTCGCATTGAGAGCGGTTTCGAGGGAATTCGCCCCGGCCTCAGCGCTGAAGTGGCCTTCCATCTCGGTGATCGGATCGAAGTGACCCGGATTCCTGTCGGTTCCATTCGCTGGTTCGAGAAAAAGCCCTATGCGGCAATCGCCGGTCGTGGCGGAGAGGTTTCCTGGAAACAGCTCGACCTAGGTGTGAGCAACCCGAGTTATGCCGAGGTCCTGAGTGGTCTCGCAGAAGGGGATCGAATTGTGGCCGATCCCTTGCTCCTGCCCGCACCGGTTTTCGACGCCAAGCCGACGAATCAACTGGCTCGGGTCGAGAGGCTCGGCCAATCGCGTCCCCCTGGTCGTTGA
- a CDS encoding class I SAM-dependent methyltransferase, which produces MPSTLMDDELTTIPWFHRIDLGNGITTPGLDDTATKLEQIHFPKDLRGKTVLDVGAWDGFFSFEAERRGASRVVALDGGVWNAPQIGRRGFDYARRALNSSVEDVTMEVLEMTPDRPGVFDLVLFLGVLYHLPNPLAGICQVAACTREQIILETHVDLLDIKRPAIAFYGSEECANDPTNWCGPNQPALEAMLRTAGFTRIEAYPAVTDVHYPVLGAKRGTFGRMVVHAWK; this is translated from the coding sequence ATGCCCTCAACACTCATGGACGATGAGTTGACGACAATTCCCTGGTTCCACCGCATTGACCTGGGAAATGGCATCACGACTCCTGGGCTTGATGATACGGCGACGAAACTCGAACAAATCCACTTTCCCAAGGACCTGCGGGGAAAGACCGTGCTCGATGTGGGAGCCTGGGACGGATTCTTTTCCTTCGAGGCCGAACGTCGAGGGGCCAGCCGAGTGGTGGCCCTTGACGGCGGCGTCTGGAATGCTCCCCAAATTGGGCGGAGAGGATTTGACTACGCCCGTCGAGCCCTTAATTCCAGCGTCGAAGACGTGACGATGGAAGTGCTCGAGATGACCCCTGATCGACCGGGCGTATTCGATCTCGTCTTGTTCCTCGGAGTGCTCTACCACCTGCCAAATCCGCTCGCCGGAATCTGTCAGGTCGCCGCATGCACCCGCGAACAGATCATCCTCGAAACTCATGTCGACCTGCTCGACATCAAGCGGCCGGCCATCGCGTTCTACGGCTCGGAGGAATGTGCCAACGACCCGACCAACTGGTGCGGACCGAACCAGCCCGCGCTTGAGGCCATGCTCCGCACGGCAGGATTTACCCGCATCGAGGCCTATCCGGCCGTCACCGATGTTCATTATCCGGTTCTTGGCGCCAAACGCGGCACCTTCGGCCGCATGGTTGTTCACGCCTGGAAATAA
- a CDS encoding superoxide dismutase yields MADYSLPPLPYPSNALEPHIDAQTMEIHHGKHHNAYVTNLNNALKDHPDHQGKPIEELIANLDALPESIRTAVRNNGGGHANHSLFWTIMRPNGGGLPSGELAQAINDAFGSFDAFKEKFSQAGATRFGSGWAWLIVDTSNHGRLAVVSTPNQDSPLMDGSGIPILGCDVWEHAYYLKYQNRRPDYISSWWNTVNWAEVEKRFKAAQG; encoded by the coding sequence ATGGCCGACTATTCATTGCCCCCGCTTCCCTACCCCTCCAACGCGCTCGAGCCGCACATCGACGCCCAGACCATGGAAATACATCACGGGAAGCACCACAACGCCTATGTGACCAACCTCAATAATGCGTTGAAGGATCACCCTGATCATCAAGGCAAGCCGATTGAGGAGCTGATCGCGAACCTCGATGCCCTGCCCGAATCGATTCGGACCGCTGTCCGAAATAATGGAGGGGGGCATGCCAATCACTCCCTGTTCTGGACGATCATGCGGCCGAACGGTGGCGGACTTCCGTCTGGTGAACTCGCACAGGCCATCAATGACGCCTTTGGAAGCTTCGACGCGTTCAAGGAGAAGTTCTCCCAGGCCGGTGCGACCCGCTTTGGCTCCGGGTGGGCCTGGCTCATTGTTGACACGTCGAATCACGGCCGTTTGGCGGTCGTCTCGACTCCGAACCAGGATAGCCCGTTGATGGATGGCTCTGGCATCCCGATCTTGGGTTGCGACGTTTGGGAACACGCATATTACTTGAAGTACCAGAACCGTCGCCCCGACTACATCAGCTCCTGGTGGAACACGGTCAATTGGGCCGAGGTCGAGAAACGATTCAAGGCCGCTCAAGGCTGA
- a CDS encoding enolase C-terminal domain-like protein has translation MTRLPFCYGRTTLSRCPQAILEVLIEVNGRVHRGWSGDCLPPGWFDKTPGRSYREQIADLIGGIGLAQSAFAQASKVPITLFECWQEADSHCRSEAMGRGYPDLLVGFGVSLVERALMDALARVANLSFGEAVRNDLFAIEPGRVAPSLAGLRPADWLPATPRSEVFVRHTVGLADPLRVCELRPNEEIDDGLPQALETYVERSGIRYLKVKLSANPEADLERLRSIAEVLERHRGADYRLTLDGNELYEDVCVLRSFVVSLRADTRLRTLRENVLVIEQPLDRSVALRADQGADLRAVSKWRPVIIDESDATIDSARQAMELGYRGVTSKNCKGPTKAILNAGLIWWRNDRGRRSEFVMTGEDLCSVGVIPVQADLCLAATLGFSHVERNGHHYHPGLSYLPEVDRQAALHAHPDLYGRQGQLIGPIVQDGRFSIGSLQCVGFGFAITPDRSAFEPAASWQYDSLSLDKPEISE, from the coding sequence GTGACTCGCTTGCCGTTCTGCTATGGCAGAACGACGTTAAGCCGATGCCCTCAGGCGATTCTCGAAGTCCTGATTGAGGTCAATGGTCGCGTGCACCGAGGCTGGTCGGGAGATTGTCTTCCTCCTGGCTGGTTCGACAAGACTCCGGGACGATCCTACCGCGAGCAGATTGCTGACCTGATCGGCGGGATCGGTCTGGCTCAATCCGCGTTTGCACAGGCTTCCAAAGTGCCGATCACACTCTTCGAGTGCTGGCAGGAGGCGGATTCCCATTGCCGATCCGAGGCAATGGGACGAGGATACCCCGACCTGCTCGTGGGGTTCGGCGTCAGTTTGGTCGAACGAGCACTGATGGACGCCCTGGCCCGCGTGGCAAACCTGAGTTTCGGCGAAGCCGTACGGAATGACCTGTTCGCCATCGAACCTGGTCGCGTTGCGCCGTCTCTGGCTGGTCTCCGGCCAGCCGACTGGCTCCCAGCAACCCCTCGCAGCGAGGTTTTTGTGCGACACACGGTCGGGCTTGCCGATCCCTTGAGGGTCTGTGAGCTCAGGCCGAACGAAGAGATCGATGATGGCTTGCCTCAAGCGCTGGAAACCTATGTGGAACGCTCCGGGATTCGATATCTCAAGGTCAAGCTTTCTGCGAATCCCGAGGCTGATCTCGAACGACTCAGATCGATTGCCGAAGTGCTTGAACGGCATCGAGGCGCGGATTACCGTCTGACGCTCGATGGCAATGAACTGTATGAGGATGTTTGTGTACTTCGATCATTTGTAGTTTCCCTTCGAGCCGACACTCGCCTTCGAACCTTGAGGGAAAATGTCCTCGTCATCGAGCAACCCTTGGATCGATCGGTCGCACTCCGGGCGGATCAAGGGGCAGATCTCCGAGCCGTGTCCAAGTGGCGACCCGTGATCATTGACGAATCTGACGCAACGATCGATTCCGCCCGGCAGGCGATGGAACTTGGCTATCGGGGAGTCACAAGCAAGAACTGCAAAGGACCAACCAAGGCGATCCTCAATGCGGGACTTATCTGGTGGAGAAACGATCGCGGACGGAGGTCAGAGTTCGTGATGACGGGTGAGGATCTTTGCTCGGTAGGTGTGATCCCAGTCCAGGCCGATCTCTGTCTTGCCGCAACGCTCGGATTCTCACACGTTGAGCGTAATGGCCACCACTATCACCCGGGACTCTCGTATCTCCCTGAGGTCGATCGCCAGGCTGCCCTGCACGCTCATCCTGATCTCTACGGCCGCCAGGGACAACTTATCGGCCCAATCGTTCAAGACGGCCGATTCTCGATCGGGTCGCTTCAATGCGTCGGGTTTGGCTTCGCCATCACGCCTGATCGATCTGCCTTTGAACCGGCCGCATCCTGGCAGTACGATTCCCTGAGCCTGGACAAGCCGGAGATCAGCGAATGA
- a CDS encoding RNA polymerase sigma factor encodes MRDEQAHLSRISTEWDLVFQAHHGPPDEVSAAQTKLMVRYAGAVHRYLLGALRDPELASELNQEFALRFLRGSLHRADPSRGRFRDFLKRALRNLMIDHYRKQQRALGSIDGPNVPEPVAPDGGPSDFDQQFTESWKRELMAQAWAALARHQERTGQPLHTVLQHRVRHPNMKSPELASLLSAILGKPVQAGWVREAISKARDHFVIALLDGVRASLQEPSREAILEELADLELLEYCRPTLERRGIIR; translated from the coding sequence ATGCGAGACGAGCAGGCCCATCTCAGCCGAATTTCGACCGAGTGGGATCTGGTCTTCCAGGCACATCACGGTCCTCCCGACGAGGTTTCAGCCGCCCAGACGAAGCTCATGGTTCGTTATGCCGGCGCCGTTCATCGCTATTTGCTCGGGGCGTTGCGAGATCCGGAACTGGCCTCCGAGCTCAATCAAGAATTTGCCCTCCGATTCCTTCGAGGAAGTCTTCATCGGGCCGATCCAAGTCGAGGACGGTTTCGAGATTTCCTGAAACGTGCGCTCCGGAATTTGATGATCGATCATTACCGGAAGCAGCAGCGGGCACTGGGTTCAATCGACGGCCCTAATGTGCCCGAGCCAGTTGCTCCAGACGGCGGTCCTTCCGATTTCGATCAGCAATTCACCGAGAGCTGGAAGCGAGAGTTGATGGCCCAGGCCTGGGCCGCGCTGGCCAGGCATCAGGAACGGACCGGACAGCCTTTGCATACCGTTCTTCAGCATCGTGTGCGTCATCCGAACATGAAATCTCCGGAACTGGCGTCGCTGCTGTCGGCAATTCTGGGGAAGCCGGTCCAGGCCGGCTGGGTGCGCGAGGCGATTTCGAAGGCCCGAGACCATTTCGTCATTGCCTTACTCGATGGTGTGCGAGCCTCGCTTCAGGAACCTAGCCGAGAGGCGATCCTCGAAGAACTCGCAGACCTGGAATTGCTTGAATATTGCCGACCGACCCTGGAGCGACGCGGGATCATTCGCTGA